A part of Eschrichtius robustus isolate mEscRob2 chromosome 20, mEscRob2.pri, whole genome shotgun sequence genomic DNA contains:
- the LOC137755298 gene encoding leucine-rich repeat-containing protein 37A3-like, translating to MQETLTQPPEPPKEVFVAQPPVYQNPIDPAPDQDHTEPPTSPSVRVQPLDQGLTTTPEPTMEAEHSTPLPETIVPPTYPEVTLPNPEQVQAQHPTLTEVTVQPLDPELTLTLESNMEDEPSPTMQQTQAQPPELIKEVVAQSPLYPEVTVPAPDQDHAEHPTSRSITVKPLDLELTTTPEPTTESDHSTALQQTTAPPPKHPQVTLAQPNLTQVTVPPVGLGVNISQQPRPSETVLFPSTQYSVSTGLPGVKYTPEKKQPE from the coding sequence ATGCAGGAGACCTtaacccagcctccagaaccacctAAGGAGGTTTTTGTAGCTCAGCCTCCAGTATATCAGAACCCAATAGATCCAGCACCAGATCAGGATCACACCGAGCCTCCAACATCACCCAGTGTCAGAGTTCAACCTTTAGACCAGGGGCTTACCACAACTCCAGAACCTACTATGGAGGCGGAACATTCCACACCCCTGCCGGAGACTATAGTTCCTCCAACATACCCCGAGGTGACACTTCCAAATCCAGAGCAAGTTCAGGCTCAGCATCCAACCTTGACTGAGGTCACAGTTCAACCTTTGGACCCGGAACTTACGTTAACTCTGGAATCCAATATGGAGGATGAACCTTCTCCAACTATGCAGCAGACccaagctcagcctccagagctcatTAAGGAAGTTGTAGCTCAGTCTCCATTGTATCCCGAGGTGACAGTTCCAGCACCAGATCAGGATCATGCTGAGCATCCAACCTCACGCAGTATCACAGTTAAACCTTTGGACCTGGAGCTTACCACAACTCCAGAACCTACTACAGAGTCTGACCATTCTACAGCCCTGCAGCAGACTACAGCTCCCCCTCCAAAACACCCTCAGGTGACACTTGCACAGCCAAACCTGACTCAAGTCACAGTTCCACCTGTGGGCCTGGGAGTTAACATATCTCAGCAACCAAGGCCATCTGAGACAGTCCTTTTTCCTTCGACTCAGTATTCAGTATCCACTGGTCTTCCTGGTGTAAAATATACCCCAGAAAAGAAGCAGCCAGAATAG
- the LOC137755299 gene encoding putative uncharacterized protein FLJ43944, with the protein MPFIVRTAYLRIFWGAQMNLQSPLWKLKFLHPSRRPKLVILELTEEAESLPQQEAPAQHPQTPEEAESFSPQAEAQAQHPEPTKEVEPPPLQQEAPSQPSEAPEELETSSPQEALAQPLETLKEVVVRPVAHHGVNETQQSNLYNVTVKPLDLALTITPQVTKEVERSPVQQETPSQPPESPEEVEPPPVQQRAPSQPPELPEEVEPSLLHQEAPTQTPGFPTEYVLQIPVSDEVASLPGVQRHAHSNLPGVTLQ; encoded by the coding sequence ATGCCTTTTATCGTGAGGACAGCCTACCTACGGATTTtctggggagcccagatgaacctccagagccccctgtggaagctgaaatttctccatcccagcaggaggcccaaaCTGGTCATTCtagagctcactgaggaggctgaatctttaccccagcaagaggcccctgctcagcatccacagacccctgaggaggctgaatctttttcaccccaggcagaggcccaggctcagcatccagagcccactaAAGAGGTAGAACcacctccacttcagcaggaggctccatctcagccttcagaggcccctgaggaactagaaacttcaagtcctcaggaggccctagcccagcctttggagacacttaaggaggttgtagttcgaccagtagcacatcatggggtaaatgaaactcagcagtcaaacttgtacaatgtcactgttaaacctctggatctggcactgaccataactccacaggtcaccaaagaggttgaacgttctccagtccagcaggagaccccatctcagcctccagagagccctgaggaggttgaacctccgccagtccagcagcgggccccatctcagcctccagagctccctgaggaggttgaaccttctctactccatcaagaggccccaactcagactccagggttccctactgagtatgtactccaaattccagtgagtgatgaggtagcatctctacctggcgttcagcgtcacgctcattcaaacttgcccggtgttacacttcaa